The following coding sequences lie in one Mycobacterium sp. Z3061 genomic window:
- a CDS encoding cation:proton antiporter, with translation MSETARYALIVLFTSAVGLIAVLANRLTERVKIPVPLLVLVGAAVAVHAVPVVQPPSERTVERVLTIALVLVLFDGGMHIGPARFRAAAGPILSVGVLGTALTAAGAALMLHYACGINWYAAVLVATAVAPTDPAVVFSVLGKREISGRSSTILEGESGANDPVGISLMASLIAAGGLSAAGFAGVGTQFVLQMAIGGAVGVLGGRALLVFMRRVALPSEGLYPLRTLASALMMYGIATLAHGSGFLAVFVAGIVIGDARAPYKPEIKRFHAALAGLAEIIAFTVLGLTVDIGVLAHPDVWIPGLILGVGLTALIRPLAVSACLMPVRLERNERSFILFAGLKGAVPILLGEFLRAAHIAEAERLYGIVVVVVIFSVLVQGSSVPGVARLLRLPMRTVETQPWEIGVRLADEPHGVHRFTVARGSTAQGCTVEGLGDQVGDIWVSIVVRTTGVVPVRGDTELQAGDEVVVLADPELHDTLAELFGAS, from the coding sequence GTGAGCGAGACTGCCCGTTACGCACTGATCGTCTTGTTCACCAGCGCCGTCGGATTGATCGCGGTCCTCGCGAACCGGCTCACCGAGCGGGTGAAGATCCCGGTGCCGCTGCTGGTCCTGGTCGGAGCGGCCGTGGCGGTGCACGCGGTGCCGGTGGTGCAGCCGCCATCCGAGCGGACGGTGGAGCGGGTGCTGACCATCGCGCTGGTGCTGGTGCTGTTCGACGGCGGGATGCACATCGGTCCCGCGCGGTTCCGCGCGGCGGCCGGTCCCATCCTGTCCGTCGGGGTGCTGGGCACCGCGCTCACCGCCGCCGGGGCGGCGCTGATGTTGCATTACGCGTGCGGAATCAATTGGTACGCGGCGGTTCTGGTGGCTACCGCGGTGGCTCCCACCGATCCGGCCGTGGTCTTCTCCGTGCTGGGCAAACGCGAGATCTCCGGTCGCAGCAGCACCATCCTGGAGGGTGAGTCCGGCGCCAACGACCCGGTCGGCATCTCCCTGATGGCCAGTCTGATCGCCGCGGGTGGTCTCAGCGCGGCCGGGTTCGCCGGTGTGGGAACGCAATTCGTGCTGCAGATGGCGATCGGTGGTGCCGTCGGAGTACTCGGCGGCCGGGCCCTGCTCGTATTCATGCGCCGCGTGGCCCTGCCCAGCGAGGGCCTCTACCCGCTGCGGACACTGGCCTCGGCGCTGATGATGTACGGCATCGCCACGCTCGCGCACGGCTCGGGGTTTCTGGCGGTGTTCGTCGCGGGCATCGTGATCGGTGACGCGCGCGCCCCGTACAAGCCGGAGATCAAGCGGTTCCACGCCGCGCTGGCGGGGCTGGCCGAGATCATTGCCTTCACCGTGCTCGGGCTGACCGTCGACATCGGCGTGCTCGCCCACCCGGATGTCTGGATTCCCGGGCTGATCCTGGGCGTGGGCCTGACCGCTCTGATCCGGCCGTTGGCGGTGAGCGCGTGCCTGATGCCGGTGCGACTGGAGCGCAACGAGCGCAGCTTCATCCTCTTCGCCGGCCTCAAGGGGGCGGTGCCGATTCTGCTCGGTGAGTTCCTGCGGGCCGCCCATATCGCCGAGGCCGAACGGCTGTACGGCATCGTGGTCGTCGTCGTCATCTTCTCCGTCCTGGTGCAGGGCAGCTCGGTGCCCGGCGTGGCGAGGCTGTTGCGGTTACCGATGCGGACCGTTGAGACGCAGCCGTGGGAGATCGGGGTCCGGCTCGCCGACGAACCCCACGGCGTCCACCGCTTCACGGTCGCCCGGGGCTCCACCGCGCAGGGATGCACGGTCGAGGGGCTCGGTGACCAGGTCGGTGACATCTGGGTGAGCATCGTGGTGCGCACCACCGGTGTGGTGCCGGTGCGCGGCGACACCGAACTGCAGGCCGGCGACGAGGTCGTCGTTCTGGCGGATCCCGAACTGCATGACACGCTCGCCGAACTGTTCGGTGCCTCATAG
- the dxs gene encoding 1-deoxy-D-xylulose-5-phosphate synthase, whose translation MLEQIRGPADLQHLSQQQLRDLAQEIREFLIHKVAATGGHLGPNLGVVELTLALHRVFDSPHDPIIFDTGHQAYVHKMLTGRAHEFETLRKKGGLSGYPSRAESEHDWVESSHASAALSYADGLAKAFELTGHRNRHVVAVVGDGALTGGMCWEALNNIAGSQRPVIIVVNDNGRSYAPTIGGVADHLATLRLQPAYERLLERGRNAMQAVPVVGEVAYHFMHSVKAGIKDSLSPQLLFTDLGLKYVGPVDGHDERAVEVALRSARGFGAPVIVHVVTRKGMGYGPAEADEAEQMHSTVPIDPITGVATKVAGPGWTSTFAEALIDVGRKRRDIVAITAAMPGPTGLSAFGEVFPDRLFDVGIAEQHAMTSAAGLAMGGMHPVVAIYSTFLNRAFDQIMMDVALHKLPVTMVLDRAGVTGNDGASHNGMWDLSILGVVPGMRVAAPRDATRLREELGEALDVNDGPTALRFPKGDVGEDIPALERRDGVDVLAVPAAGLNTDVLLVAVGAFASMALAVAKRLLDQGIGVTVIDPRWVLPVPVAVRELAVQHKLLVTLEDNGLAGGVGSAVSAALRAADIDIPCRDVGLPQQFYEHASRGEVLAELGLTDQDVARRITGWVAALGTSPVEQSAISEQLD comes from the coding sequence ATGCTGGAACAGATCCGCGGGCCCGCCGATCTGCAGCACCTTTCGCAACAGCAGCTCCGCGACTTGGCACAAGAGATCCGCGAGTTCCTGATCCACAAGGTTGCTGCCACCGGAGGACACCTCGGCCCCAACCTCGGTGTCGTCGAACTGACCCTCGCCTTGCACCGGGTGTTCGACTCGCCGCACGACCCGATCATCTTCGACACCGGTCATCAGGCCTACGTGCACAAGATGCTGACCGGTCGCGCCCACGAGTTCGAGACACTGCGCAAGAAGGGCGGCCTGTCGGGATACCCGTCCCGCGCCGAGAGTGAGCACGACTGGGTTGAATCCAGCCATGCCAGCGCGGCGCTGTCGTATGCGGACGGCCTGGCCAAGGCGTTCGAGCTCACCGGACACCGCAACCGGCACGTTGTCGCGGTGGTCGGGGACGGCGCGCTCACCGGCGGCATGTGCTGGGAGGCGCTGAACAACATCGCCGGCTCACAACGTCCGGTGATCATCGTCGTCAACGACAACGGACGCAGCTACGCGCCGACGATCGGCGGGGTGGCCGACCACCTGGCCACCCTGCGATTGCAGCCGGCCTACGAACGACTCCTGGAGCGGGGCCGCAACGCAATGCAGGCGGTGCCGGTGGTCGGCGAGGTCGCCTACCACTTCATGCACAGCGTCAAGGCCGGCATCAAGGACTCCCTGTCGCCACAGCTGCTGTTCACCGACCTCGGCCTGAAATACGTCGGTCCGGTCGACGGCCACGACGAGCGGGCGGTGGAGGTCGCGCTGCGCAGTGCCCGCGGCTTCGGCGCCCCGGTGATCGTGCACGTCGTCACTCGCAAGGGGATGGGATACGGCCCGGCCGAGGCCGACGAGGCCGAGCAGATGCACTCCACGGTGCCGATCGACCCGATCACCGGCGTGGCCACCAAGGTGGCGGGCCCGGGCTGGACGTCGACATTCGCCGAGGCGCTGATCGACGTCGGTCGAAAGCGCCGCGACATCGTGGCCATCACCGCGGCGATGCCCGGACCCACCGGACTCTCGGCGTTCGGCGAGGTGTTTCCCGACCGGTTGTTCGACGTCGGCATCGCCGAGCAGCATGCGATGACGTCGGCGGCCGGGCTGGCGATGGGCGGAATGCACCCGGTGGTCGCGATCTATTCGACGTTCCTGAACCGGGCCTTCGACCAGATCATGATGGATGTGGCGTTGCACAAGCTGCCCGTCACCATGGTGCTCGACCGCGCCGGGGTCACCGGCAACGACGGCGCCAGCCACAACGGCATGTGGGACCTGTCGATCCTGGGAGTGGTGCCCGGCATGCGCGTGGCGGCGCCCCGCGACGCCACCCGGCTGCGCGAGGAACTCGGCGAGGCGCTCGACGTCAATGACGGCCCCACCGCTTTGCGTTTCCCCAAAGGCGATGTAGGCGAAGACATTCCGGCGTTGGAGCGACGCGACGGGGTGGACGTGCTGGCGGTGCCGGCCGCGGGCTTGAACACCGACGTGTTACTGGTGGCGGTCGGCGCGTTCGCCTCGATGGCCCTGGCCGTCGCGAAGCGTCTGCTCGACCAGGGGATCGGTGTGACCGTCATCGACCCGCGCTGGGTGCTGCCGGTGCCCGTCGCGGTGCGCGAGCTGGCGGTGCAGCACAAGCTGCTGGTCACCTTGGAGGACAACGGGTTGGCCGGAGGTGTGGGCTCGGCGGTATCGGCCGCGCTGCGGGCAGCCGACATCGACATCCCCTGCCGCGACGTCGGGCTCCCGCAGCAGTTCTACGAGCACGCGTCACGTGGTGAGGTGCTCGCCGAGCTGGGGCTCACCGACCAGGATGTGGCCCGGCGGATCACGGGTTGGGTTGCGGCGCTGGGGACTTCGCCGGTGGAGCAGTCCGCGATCAGCGAGCAGCTGGACTAG
- a CDS encoding cytochrome P450: MAEHPRLCAFPPCEALLTLYRQRGPVINVRRRDTVILLGAAANEFVFTNSDAFSWREAFEELIPVDGPTALIVSDGDDHRRRRGFALPALQHRRVGDYVQTMAVNTDAVIDAWLPGTRVDIFQQFRSVIRRNTAECLFGPRIAVHADYLGEQLQPLIDLTNLNPSRRRLHRWLGSPFARRAKASRERIDELVDAVIADSRLRPRADDRMLTTLISGRADRCESLSDNEIRDMIVSLIADGYEVTSGALAWAIYALLTVPGAWDAAAAEVRRVLNGRPPTPATLRDLTYLNGVVHETVRLCTTNSARKVKRDLRFEGHPIRAGQRLIFSAYVTHRLPELWPEPWEFRPERWDSAAPDYRKPTPYEFIPFGRGLHRCIGSSIAITQMMVMLARLVGRTTLRLPPQHIRAHNIAALRPWPGLTVEIAERASPAAR; encoded by the coding sequence GTGGCGGAACATCCTCGGCTATGTGCGTTTCCGCCGTGCGAGGCGTTGCTGACGCTGTACCGGCAACGGGGCCCCGTAATCAACGTCCGTCGTCGCGACACGGTGATCCTGCTAGGCGCCGCAGCCAACGAGTTCGTCTTCACCAATTCCGACGCGTTCAGTTGGAGGGAAGCGTTCGAGGAGTTGATCCCAGTAGACGGCCCGACGGCGCTGATCGTCAGCGATGGCGACGACCATCGCCGGCGGCGTGGCTTCGCGCTTCCGGCACTGCAGCACAGGCGGGTCGGAGACTATGTGCAGACAATGGCTGTCAACACCGACGCCGTGATCGATGCCTGGCTGCCGGGGACGCGAGTCGACATCTTCCAGCAATTTCGCTCGGTGATCCGGCGCAACACCGCCGAGTGCCTGTTCGGTCCGCGTATCGCGGTCCACGCCGACTACCTCGGTGAACAGCTGCAGCCGCTGATCGACCTTACAAATCTCAATCCGAGCAGGAGACGGCTGCATCGGTGGCTCGGGTCACCCTTCGCGCGCCGGGCAAAAGCCTCGCGAGAACGCATCGATGAACTCGTCGACGCGGTGATAGCCGACTCCCGCCTGCGGCCCAGAGCCGACGACCGCATGCTGACGACGTTGATCAGTGGTCGCGCTGATCGCTGTGAATCACTGAGCGACAACGAGATTCGAGACATGATCGTCTCACTGATCGCAGACGGCTACGAGGTCACCAGCGGGGCTCTCGCGTGGGCGATCTACGCATTGCTGACGGTTCCAGGCGCCTGGGACGCCGCCGCCGCCGAGGTGCGTCGGGTACTGAACGGCCGGCCACCAACCCCGGCCACCCTCAGGGACCTGACCTATCTCAACGGCGTCGTGCACGAGACAGTGCGGCTGTGCACGACGAACTCGGCACGAAAAGTGAAGCGTGACTTGCGGTTCGAGGGGCACCCGATCCGGGCCGGCCAGCGCCTGATTTTCAGCGCCTACGTCACCCACCGGCTTCCCGAGCTTTGGCCCGAACCATGGGAATTCCGTCCCGAACGTTGGGATTCTGCCGCACCCGACTATCGCAAACCGACACCGTACGAGTTCATCCCGTTCGGCCGTGGGCTGCATCGATGCATCGGCTCGTCCATCGCGATCACTCAGATGATGGTGATGCTCGCCCGACTGGTCGGGAGGACGACCCTGCGTTTGCCGCCGCAGCATATCCGGGCTCACAACATCGCGGCGCTGCGGCCCTGGCCCGGGCTGACCGTGGAGATCGCCGAACGCGCTAGTCCAGCTGCTCGCTGA
- a CDS encoding ribonuclease D, with the protein MCPDPSPAETDPPGSTEPEVPLLLQPADGMPNLSVYASDIAAAAEQLDRGRGPFAVDAERASGFRYSNRAYLIQVRRSGAGTVLIDPVSHGGDPLDVLRPVAEVLGQDEWILHSADQDLPCLAEVGMRPPALYDTELAGRLAGFDRVNLATMVERLLGQGLAKGHGAADWSKRPLPSAWLNYAALDVELLIELREAVARVLAEQGKTDWAAQEFEHLRTSEERSAAVPTRRDRWRRTSGIHKVHDRRALAAVRELWTTRDRIAQRRDIAPRRILPDSAIIDAALANPTSIDELVALPVFGGRNQRRSAPMWLAALEAARQNPDLPDVAEQSAGPPPPARWSRRKPDAAARLEVARAALGALSEQVRIPTENLIAPDLVRRLCWDWEALAAGGSDPVAITDEYLRAGHARPWQRELVVQALAAAVTQAPQSGAETD; encoded by the coding sequence ATGTGCCCCGACCCGTCTCCGGCGGAGACCGATCCGCCGGGCAGCACGGAGCCCGAAGTTCCGCTGCTCCTGCAACCGGCCGACGGCATGCCGAACCTGTCCGTATACGCCAGCGACATCGCCGCGGCGGCCGAACAACTCGACCGCGGCCGAGGCCCGTTCGCCGTGGACGCCGAACGGGCCTCGGGCTTCCGCTACTCCAACCGGGCCTATCTGATCCAGGTTCGCCGGTCCGGCGCGGGCACCGTGCTGATCGACCCGGTCAGCCACGGCGGGGACCCACTGGACGTGTTGCGGCCCGTGGCCGAAGTACTGGGCCAGGACGAATGGATCCTGCACTCCGCCGACCAGGACCTGCCCTGCCTGGCCGAGGTCGGGATGCGCCCGCCGGCGTTGTACGACACCGAACTGGCCGGCCGGCTGGCTGGCTTCGACCGGGTCAATCTGGCGACCATGGTCGAGCGGCTGCTGGGCCAGGGCCTGGCCAAGGGGCACGGCGCCGCCGACTGGTCCAAGCGGCCGTTACCGTCGGCCTGGCTCAACTACGCCGCGCTGGACGTGGAACTGCTCATCGAGCTGCGTGAAGCGGTCGCCCGGGTGTTGGCCGAGCAAGGTAAAACAGATTGGGCCGCACAGGAATTCGAACATCTGCGGACCTCCGAGGAGCGTTCGGCCGCGGTACCCACCCGGCGCGACCGCTGGCGTCGCACGTCGGGCATCCACAAGGTGCACGACCGCCGGGCACTGGCCGCGGTCCGCGAACTGTGGACCACCCGCGACCGGATCGCGCAACGCCGCGACATCGCGCCGCGCCGCATCCTGCCGGATTCGGCCATCATCGACGCCGCCCTGGCCAACCCGACTTCGATCGACGAACTGGTGGCACTGCCCGTGTTCGGCGGACGCAATCAGCGGCGCAGCGCGCCGATGTGGTTGGCGGCGCTGGAGGCCGCCCGGCAGAATCCGGACCTGCCGGACGTCGCGGAGCAATCCGCCGGACCGCCTCCACCCGCGCGCTGGAGTCGGCGCAAGCCCGACGCCGCCGCCCGGCTGGAAGTCGCCCGAGCGGCGCTGGGCGCCTTGTCCGAGCAAGTCAGAATCCCAACGGAGAACCTGATCGCGCCGGATCTGGTGCGCCGGCTGTGCTGGGACTGGGAGGCGCTCGCCGCGGGCGGCAGCGACCCGGTCGCCATCACCGACGAATACCTGCGCGCGGGTCACGCACGGCCGTGGCAGCGCGAACTCGTCGTCCAGGCGCTGGCCGCCGCGGTGACCCAGGCCCCGCAGTCCGGCGCCGAAACCGACTGA
- a CDS encoding DUF3000 domain-containing protein gives MTSAVEPEPFREAVAAMNGVTVRPEIELGPIRPPQRLAPFSYALGAEVKHPDLEIIPERSEGDAFGRLILLYDPEGSDAWDGTIRLVAYIQADLDSHEAIDPLLPEVAWSWLAEALDSHTKHMTALGGTVTATTSVRYGDISGPPRAHQLELRASWTATTPDVGSHVEAFCDVLEHAAGLPPAGVTDLSSRSRA, from the coding sequence ATGACATCAGCCGTCGAACCCGAGCCATTCCGCGAAGCGGTCGCGGCGATGAACGGTGTCACCGTGCGGCCCGAGATCGAACTCGGCCCCATCCGCCCGCCCCAGCGGCTGGCGCCGTTCAGCTACGCGCTGGGCGCCGAGGTCAAGCACCCGGACCTGGAAATCATTCCCGAGCGGTCCGAGGGTGACGCGTTCGGCAGGCTCATCCTGCTCTACGACCCCGAGGGCTCCGACGCCTGGGACGGCACGATCCGTCTCGTCGCCTACATTCAGGCGGACCTGGACTCGCACGAGGCCATCGATCCCCTGCTGCCGGAAGTCGCGTGGAGTTGGCTGGCCGAGGCGCTGGACTCGCACACCAAACACATGACCGCCCTGGGCGGGACGGTCACCGCCACCACGTCGGTGCGCTACGGCGACATCTCCGGTCCGCCGCGCGCCCACCAGCTGGAGCTACGCGCATCGTGGACCGCCACCACCCCGGATGTGGGCAGCCACGTCGAGGCGTTCTGCGACGTCCTCGAACACGCCGCGGGTCTGCCGCCGGCTGGTGTCACCGACCTGAGTTCACGGTCACGCGCCTGA
- a CDS encoding enoyl-CoA hydratase/isomerase family protein, which produces MPATYDDFPSLRCERGDNGILNLVLDAPGLNSVGPQMHRDLADIWPVINRDPDVNVVLVRGEGKAFSSGGSFDLIDETIGDYEGRIRIMREARDLVLNLVNFDKPVVSAIRGPAVGAGLVVALLADISVAGRTAKIIDGHTKLGVAAGDHAAICWPLLVGMAKAKYYLLTCETLSGEEAERIGLVSTCVDDDDVLATATRVAENLAAGAQHAIRWTKHSLNHWYRMFAPAFETSLGLEFIGFSGPDVREGLAAHREKRPARFDGRPQS; this is translated from the coding sequence ATGCCCGCAACTTATGACGACTTTCCCAGTCTGCGCTGCGAACGCGGCGACAACGGAATCCTCAACCTGGTGCTCGACGCCCCCGGACTGAACTCGGTCGGACCCCAGATGCACCGCGACCTGGCCGACATCTGGCCGGTGATCAACCGCGACCCCGACGTCAACGTCGTCCTGGTCCGCGGCGAGGGCAAGGCGTTCTCCTCCGGCGGCAGCTTCGACCTGATCGACGAGACGATCGGCGACTACGAGGGCCGCATCCGCATCATGCGCGAGGCCCGCGACCTGGTACTCAACCTGGTCAATTTCGACAAGCCGGTGGTGTCGGCGATCAGGGGGCCTGCCGTGGGCGCCGGGCTGGTGGTGGCGCTGCTGGCCGACATCTCGGTGGCGGGACGGACTGCCAAGATCATCGACGGGCACACGAAGCTGGGCGTCGCCGCCGGCGATCACGCCGCGATCTGCTGGCCGCTGCTGGTCGGGATGGCCAAGGCCAAGTACTACCTGCTGACCTGCGAGACGCTCTCCGGCGAAGAAGCCGAGCGGATCGGCCTGGTCTCGACCTGCGTCGACGACGACGACGTGCTGGCCACCGCAACCCGCGTGGCCGAGAATCTGGCCGCCGGCGCGCAGCATGCGATCCGGTGGACCAAGCACAGCCTCAACCACTGGTATCGCATGTTCGCCCCCGCCTTCGAGACCTCGCTCGGCCTGGAATTCATCGGCTTCAGCGGCCCTGACGTGCGCGAAGGGCTGGCCGCACATCGCGAGAAGCGCCCCGCCCGGTTTGACGGCCGTCCGCAGAGCTGA
- the hemE gene encoding uroporphyrinogen decarboxylase, translated as MNTTRRDLPSSPYLAAVAGRKPSRVPVWFMRQAGRSLPEYRALRKQHSMLAACFEPEVACEITLQPVRRYGVDAAILFSDIVVPLRAAGVDLDIVPDVGPVIADPIRTAADVDAMKPLDMQAVQPVLDTVGLLVAALGDVPLIGFAGAPFTLASYLVEGGPSRNHARTKAMMLAETATWHALLTKLTDLTIAFLRGQIEAGVDAIQMFDSWAGTLSLADYRQYVLPHSSRVFATLAEHGVPMTHFGVGTAELLGAMSEAVQPGGARVVGVDWRTSLTDAASRVIPGTALQGNLDPVVVLAGWEVAQRAARSVVEDGRRAVDAGAAGHVFNLGHGVLPETDPGVLTELVALVQSL; from the coding sequence ATGAACACAACCCGTCGCGACCTCCCCTCGTCGCCCTATCTGGCCGCGGTAGCCGGCCGCAAACCCAGCCGGGTGCCGGTGTGGTTCATGCGGCAGGCTGGCCGTTCGCTGCCCGAGTACCGGGCGCTGCGCAAACAGCACAGCATGCTGGCCGCGTGCTTCGAGCCGGAGGTGGCCTGCGAGATCACGCTGCAGCCGGTGCGCCGCTACGGCGTGGACGCCGCGATCCTGTTCTCCGACATCGTGGTACCGCTGCGTGCCGCCGGGGTGGATCTGGACATCGTTCCCGACGTAGGCCCGGTGATCGCCGATCCGATCCGCACCGCGGCCGACGTCGACGCCATGAAACCTCTTGACATGCAAGCGGTTCAGCCGGTGCTGGACACCGTCGGGCTGTTGGTGGCCGCCCTCGGTGACGTGCCGTTGATCGGGTTCGCCGGTGCGCCGTTCACGCTGGCCTCATACCTGGTCGAGGGCGGGCCCAGCCGCAACCACGCCCGAACCAAGGCGATGATGCTTGCCGAGACGGCGACGTGGCACGCGCTGCTGACGAAACTGACCGACCTCACCATCGCGTTCCTGCGCGGTCAGATCGAGGCCGGGGTGGACGCGATCCAGATGTTCGATTCGTGGGCGGGGACGCTGTCGCTGGCCGACTACCGGCAGTATGTGCTGCCGCACAGCTCCCGCGTTTTCGCCACGCTGGCCGAACACGGCGTGCCGATGACGCATTTCGGCGTCGGCACCGCCGAGTTATTGGGTGCCATGTCAGAGGCGGTGCAGCCTGGAGGTGCCCGCGTGGTCGGCGTCGACTGGCGGACCTCGCTGACCGACGCCGCGAGCCGGGTCATTCCCGGCACGGCGCTGCAGGGAAACCTTGACCCAGTGGTGGTGCTGGCGGGCTGGGAGGTGGCCCAACGCGCCGCGCGCTCGGTCGTCGAAGACGGGCGTCGCGCCGTCGACGCCGGGGCGGCAGGCCACGTCTTCAACCTGGGACACGGAGTGCTGCCGGAAACCGACCCCGGCGTGCTGACCGAGCTGGTGGCGCTGGTCCAGTCGCTATGA
- a CDS encoding protoporphyrinogen oxidase, translated as MTRSYCVVGGGISGLTAAYRLRVAVGDEASITLFDPADRLGGILRTEVVGGQDMDLGAEAFVARRPEMPALLAELGLSHLQRATTGVRPLIYSGRQLHALPSDTVAGIPSSAASVSGLVDDETLARIEAEPQRPLDWTPGSDPAVGELVADRFGEQVVTRSVEPLLAGVYAGSAATIGLRAAVPTVAAALDRGATSLTDAVLHCLPPAGGGPVFGSLQGGYQVLLDELVARSRIRWVRAGIRTLEPGWTLHDEAGASWSADAVVLAVPAAQLARLVATIAPRTSAAAGRIVTASAAVVALAVPADTAFPQSSGVLVASGEPLHAKAITLSSRKWGGGGDVQLLRLSYGRFGDDIAATTPDDELLAWARQDIADVFGLTVDPVDARVQRWIEAMPQYGPGHAELIAELRAGLPPALAVAGSYLDGIGVPACVGAAGRAVTGLVAP; from the coding sequence ATGACCCGCTCGTATTGTGTTGTGGGCGGGGGTATTTCGGGATTGACAGCGGCTTATCGCCTGCGGGTTGCGGTCGGCGACGAGGCCAGCATCACATTGTTCGACCCGGCCGATCGCCTCGGCGGCATCCTGCGCACCGAGGTGGTCGGTGGCCAGGACATGGACCTGGGTGCCGAGGCGTTCGTGGCCCGCCGGCCCGAGATGCCGGCGCTGCTGGCCGAGTTGGGGCTGTCGCACCTGCAACGCGCCACCACCGGTGTGCGTCCCCTGATCTATAGCGGCCGGCAGCTGCACGCTCTGCCGTCGGACACCGTGGCCGGGATCCCGTCGTCGGCCGCCTCGGTGAGCGGGCTGGTGGACGACGAGACGCTGGCACGCATCGAGGCGGAACCGCAGCGGCCGCTGGACTGGACACCCGGCAGCGATCCCGCGGTGGGTGAGCTGGTGGCCGACCGGTTCGGAGAGCAGGTGGTCACCCGCTCGGTGGAGCCCCTACTGGCGGGGGTCTATGCGGGCTCGGCGGCGACGATCGGACTGCGCGCGGCGGTGCCCACCGTGGCGGCGGCCCTGGACCGCGGTGCCACCAGCCTCACCGACGCTGTCCTGCACTGCCTGCCGCCGGCGGGCGGGGGACCGGTGTTCGGTTCGTTGCAGGGCGGCTATCAGGTGCTGCTCGACGAACTCGTGGCACGCAGCCGAATTCGCTGGGTGCGGGCCGGGATTCGGACGCTGGAGCCGGGCTGGACGTTGCACGACGAGGCCGGCGCCAGCTGGTCCGCGGACGCGGTGGTCCTCGCGGTTCCGGCGGCACAGCTGGCCCGCCTGGTCGCGACGATCGCGCCCCGCACGTCGGCGGCCGCCGGCCGGATCGTGACCGCGTCGGCGGCGGTGGTGGCACTCGCGGTGCCGGCGGACACCGCCTTTCCGCAGTCCTCCGGCGTGCTGGTAGCGAGCGGAGAACCGTTGCACGCCAAAGCGATAACGTTGTCGTCGCGCAAATGGGGTGGCGGTGGCGACGTGCAGTTGCTGCGGCTGTCGTACGGGCGGTTCGGCGACGACATCGCGGCCACGACCCCTGACGATGAACTGCTCGCATGGGCCCGCCAAGACATCGCCGACGTGTTCGGGCTGACCGTCGACCCGGTCGACGCACGCGTGCAGCGCTGGATCGAAGCGATGCCGCAGTACGGTCCTGGGCATGCGGAGCTGATCGCCGAGCTACGCGCCGGCCTGCCCCCGGCGCTCGCCGTCGCGGGCAGTTACCTGGACGGGATCGGTGTGCCGGCCTGTGTCGGGGCGGCCGGGCGGGCGGTCACCGGCCTGGTGGCACCATAG
- the hemQ gene encoding hydrogen peroxide-dependent heme synthase, whose translation MARLDFDALNATIRYLMFSVFSVRPGELGDQRDAIIDETATFLKQQEEAGVVVRGLYDVAGLRADADFMIWTHAERIEALQATYADFRRTTTLGRACTPVWSSVALHRPAEFNKSHIPAFLAGEEPGNYICVYPFVRSYEWYLLPDDERRRMLAEHGMAAREYKDVRANTVPAFALGDYEWLLAFEAPELYRIVDLMRELRATDARRHTREETPFYTGPRVGVEQLVNALP comes from the coding sequence ATGGCACGCCTGGACTTCGACGCCCTCAACGCAACCATCCGCTACCTGATGTTCTCGGTGTTCTCGGTGCGGCCCGGCGAGCTGGGCGACCAGCGCGACGCCATCATCGACGAGACCGCCACCTTCCTGAAGCAGCAGGAAGAGGCTGGCGTGGTCGTTCGCGGCCTCTACGACGTGGCCGGCCTGCGTGCGGACGCCGACTTCATGATCTGGACGCACGCCGAACGAATCGAGGCGCTGCAGGCGACGTACGCCGACTTCCGGCGCACCACCACGCTGGGCCGGGCGTGCACACCGGTGTGGAGCAGTGTGGCGCTGCACCGTCCCGCGGAGTTCAACAAGAGCCACATCCCGGCTTTCCTGGCCGGCGAGGAGCCCGGCAACTACATCTGCGTCTATCCCTTTGTGCGGTCGTATGAGTGGTATCTGCTGCCCGACGACGAACGACGGCGAATGCTCGCCGAGCACGGGATGGCGGCGCGCGAGTACAAGGACGTCCGCGCCAACACGGTGCCCGCCTTCGCGCTGGGCGACTACGAGTGGCTGCTGGCGTTCGAGGCGCCCGAGCTGTATCGCATCGTCGACCTGATGCGAGAACTGCGCGCCACCGACGCACGCCGGCACACCCGCGAGGAGACGCCCTTCTATACCGGGCCACGGGTGGGCGTCGAGCAGTTGGTGAACGCGCTGCCGTGA